Sequence from the Methanoculleus sp. SDB genome:
TTCAGTTACCCGACCTTCCTCTCCGAGGTATGGGAATCAGGTCTGAAGGATGCATCCGATATCCTGTTTCGGTAAGGAGGCCGCTATATGGCCGAAGTAAGTCTGGGACCGGGTCCTTACACCTACGTGTGTACACGGATGCGCGTGCGGAAAGCGAAGCTCCTGCCCCGTGAGGATTATCTCCGGATGCTGAACATGAGCCTTCCCGAAATAACTCGTTTCATTGAGGAAACCGAGTATAAGGCTGAGATTGATGAGCTCTCCCCATCGTTTTCAGGGATTGATCTCGTGGAAGTCGCGCTCAGCTGGAACCTTGCCAAAGAATACCAGAAAATTCTGGAAATCACTCCCGGTGCCCTGCACCAGTTCATGCAGAGCTACCTGCGGAGGTGGGATATCCAGAATTTCCTGACAATCCTGCGCGGGAAGCAGCAGGGTGTCTCCGCGGGGAGAATCAAGGAGGTTCTCATCCCTGCCGGGAAGCTGAACCGGGCGTTTCTGGACCGTCTTCTTGCCGAAGATTCGGTGGAACGGATCGCAGACGCGATGAAGGGAAAACGGCTCTACCCCGTTCTCGAACGGGAACTTCCGGGAGCGCTCGAGACCGGATCGTTTGCACAGCTCGAAAACGAGCTCTACAAGGGATTCTACAACGAACTTTTGATCGACGCGAAATCGGGAGTGAAGGGAGGGTTTGCATTCCTCGCATACATCCGGCTCGAGATCGATTTCATGAATGTTCAGAACCTGTTCCGCCTGAGATCCGGTACCGTCGAAGGAGATATCCGGACCCTGATGATCCCGGGCGGATCGTTTTCGATTGATGAGCTGCAGCGTATCGCCGCCATCGAGAATGCCGGTGATTTTATCGATGCCGTCCAGAAAAAGGGCGGACTCCAATCCGTCACCGGACTTCTGGAGGACATCAGGAACCACCGTCCCATTCATGAGATCGAGATAGAGCTTACCCGCATCATGCTTGCTGAAATGGAGCGCCTCTCGAAGCGGTACCCGTTCTCAATATGCCCGGTTCTCGTGTATCTGGAGAAGAAAAAGTACGAAGTACAGAATCTCAGGTCGCTCGCACGCGGCAAGGAGGCACACCTCCCGACAGAGCGGATCCAGAGTTATCTGGTGGTGTAACCATGGAGATTGCAGTTGTAGGAAACAGCGATTTCATCCTGGGCTTCAGGCTTGCGGGTATCAAACGCACGTATGCTGCCAACCGGGACGAAAAATTTGTCGAGCATATCACCACCATTCTTGGCAGTGATGATATCGGCATTCTCGTTCTGAAGGGAAGCGATATGGAGCGGCTCCCGCCACGGCTCCGCACCACCCTTGAGGAATCGGTACGGCCGACAGTAATAACCATCGGCGGCGAGGAAGGCGGATTGTCGATGAGAGAGAGAATTAAGAGATCAGTGGGTGTTGATCTGTGGAAGTGAAAGGAAGCAACAAAGGAACTCTCAAGCGAATTTCCGGGCCGGTTGTGACAGCAGTCGGCCTTGACGCTCACATGTACGATGTGGTGAGGGTCGGAAACGAGCAGCTGATGGGAGAGGTCATCAAGATCCAGGGTGACAACACGATCATCCAGGTCTATGAGGATACCTCCGGTATCCGGCCCGGTGAGCCCGTGGAAAATACGGGGCTGTCGCTTGCAGTTGAGCTCGGCCCC
This genomic interval carries:
- a CDS encoding ATP synthase subunit C; this translates as MAEVSLGPGPYTYVCTRMRVRKAKLLPREDYLRMLNMSLPEITRFIEETEYKAEIDELSPSFSGIDLVEVALSWNLAKEYQKILEITPGALHQFMQSYLRRWDIQNFLTILRGKQQGVSAGRIKEVLIPAGKLNRAFLDRLLAEDSVERIADAMKGKRLYPVLERELPGALETGSFAQLENELYKGFYNELLIDAKSGVKGGFAFLAYIRLEIDFMNVQNLFRLRSGTVEGDIRTLMIPGGSFSIDELQRIAAIENAGDFIDAVQKKGGLQSVTGLLEDIRNHRPIHEIEIELTRIMLAEMERLSKRYPFSICPVLVYLEKKKYEVQNLRSLARGKEAHLPTERIQSYLVV
- a CDS encoding ATP synthase subunit F (produces ATP from ADP in the presence of a proton gradient across the membrane; the F subunit is part of the catalytic core of the ATP synthase complex); translated protein: MEIAVVGNSDFILGFRLAGIKRTYAANRDEKFVEHITTILGSDDIGILVLKGSDMERLPPRLRTTLEESVRPTVITIGGEEGGLSMRERIKRSVGVDLWK